A single region of the Salvia miltiorrhiza cultivar Shanhuang (shh) chromosome 8, IMPLAD_Smil_shh, whole genome shotgun sequence genome encodes:
- the LOC131001563 gene encoding plant intracellular Ras-group-related LRR protein 4-like produces the protein MESSLMTTDDVVEEIMRLHRSLPARPGIDEVEAAKTLIRNVEREDQLGLEAIAKQNKGKDVPEELFKILQEIQRSMIHFQSKEHSREALKLLDLESVHLVFDDLIQRASRCLPGYSDSQYSDTVKASYSSSNSLSPTVNTSATTTSSSSSSFYNEKEIAKASEPLFTRDDMYVKKAKMGGFHMDGLGIGNRAGDFSAAPQIVDPTLKPVTASGQDGEKLSLIKLASLIEASAKKGTQKLVLRGKLSDQIKWLPDSIRKLSCLTTLDLSENRIAELPEAIGGLSSLEVLDLHANLISELPETIGDLLNLLHLDLRGNQLRSLPPTIDRLVRLQELDLSSNGLPSLPETIGSLVSLRILNIEMNNIEEIPHTISRCVSLKELHADYNRLKAVPEAVGRIESLEILTVRYNNIRQLPTTMASMVNIRELDVSFNELESVPESLCFATTLQKMNISNNFADLQYLPRSIGNLEMLEELDMSNNQIRVLPDSFRMLTRLRVLKVDGNPLTVPPSDVIVKGPQAIVQYMAEFVAKKEVKSQPVKQKKSWAQICFFSRSNKRKRNAVDYAKT, from the exons ATGGAGTCATCATTGATGACGACCGACGATGTTGTCGAAGAAATAATGAGACTTCACCGGTCGTTGCCGGCGCGGCCAGGGATCGATGAAGTCGAAGCTGCAAAAACTCTGATCCGAAACGTGGAGAGGGAAGATCAGTTGGGTTTGGAGGCGATTGCGAAGCAAAACAAGGGGAAAGATGTGCCGGAGGAGCTGTTCAAGATTTTGCAGGAGATCCAGAGGAGCATGATCCATTTTCAGAGCAAGGAGCATAGCAGAGAGGCTCTGAAACTGTTGGATCTCGAGAGTGTTCACTTGGTGTTCGACGATTTGATCCAGAGAGCATCGAGGTGCTTACCGGGCTATTCAGATTCGCAGTACTCTGATACTGTGAAAGCCTCCTATAGCTCGTCGAACAGTTTGAGTCCCACAGTGAACACCTCAGCTACCACCACTTCTTCTTCCTCGTCCAGTTTCTATAACGAGAAGGAGATTGCGAAGGCTTCGGAGCCCTTGTTTACCAGGGATGACATGTATGTGAAGAAAGCAAAGATGGGGGGGTTTCATATGGATGGATTGGGGATTGGGAATCGAGCTGGAGATTTCTCGGCTGCTCCACAGATTGTGGATCCGACTCTTAAGCCGGTGACTGCTTCAG GGCAAGATGGTGAGAAACTGAGTTTGATAAAACTGGCGAGTCTCATTGAAGCGTCTGCGAAGAAAGGGACTCAAAAGCTTGTTCTACGAGGAAAATTGTCGGATCAAATAAAATGGCTTCCTGATTCAATAAGAAAGCTCTCGTGTTTGACCACGTTGGATTTATCCGAAAATAGGATTGCTGAGTTACCAGAAGCTATAGGGGGGCTCTCCTCATTAGAAGTGTTGGATTTACATGCAAATTTGATTTCTGAATTGCCAGAAACTATAGGAGATTTGCTTAACTTGCTTCATCTTGATCTGAGGGGAAACCAGTTGAGGTCACTGCCTCCTACCATTGATAGGTTAGTTCGTCTCCAGGAGCTTGATTTGAGCTCTAATGGACTCCCATCGCTCCCAGAAACTATTGGATCGCTGGTCAGTCTCAGGATATTGAACATTGAAATGAACAATATTGAGGAGATTCCTCATACAATTAGTCGTTGTGTTTCACTCAAGGAGCTTCATGCAGACTATAACAGGCTTAAAGCAGTCCCTGAAGCAGTAGGTCGGATTGAATCTCTGGAGATTCTTACAGTACGCTACAATAACATCAGACAATTGCCTACTACAATGGCCTCCATGGTGAACATAAGAGAACTCGATGTTAGTTTCAATGAGCTTGAATCTGTACCTGAGAGCTTGTGCTTTGCAACAACCCTTCAGAAAATGAACATAAGCAACAATTTTGCAGACTTACAATATCTGCCAAGGTCCATTGGAAACCTTGAAATGCTAGAGGAGTTGGATATGAGCAATAACCAGATAAGGGTCCTCCCAGACTCCTTCAGAATGTTAACGCGACTTCGTGTCTTGAAGGTTGATGGAAATCCTCTGACAGTGCCCCCAAGTGATGTAATCGTGAAAGGACCTCAG GCTATTGTTCAATACATGGCTGAATTTGTTGCCAAGAAGGAAGTCAAGTCACAGCCGGTCAAGCAAAAGAAATCTTGGGCACAAATATGCTTCTTTTCGAGATCCAACAAACGCAAACGCAACGCTGTGGACTATGCTAAAACCTAA